In the genome of Bacillus thuringiensis, the window CTTTAATAATTTCATCACCGAATTGTTTAACTTCATCTTTTGATGGTTTGTAACCCTGAGCATATTTGCTTACTTCATCAAACTTTTCAGTTGTAGATTTATCACTAGACGCAATTTCTTTAACTTTTTCTTCCCATTTTGCAGTTACTGTAGCAGTTTCTTTCGGTTTACTTTTTTCTTTTGGATCGTCATTAGATATATCGATTATTAGTGCAATAACAAGGATTACAAATAATGCAATAAACCCAAAACAACCGAATTTGAAAGCTTTTTTCATGAATATTTCCCCCTAAGTGTCGGTGATCCCTATTGAATTAAGTAAATCATACCAATTTTAGAAGGGAATTGTAAGATTATTTTCTAATTACATCCAGAAATCGTCAAAATCAACTTTATATCCTTTTTTCTTCAAAGCCTTAATAATCTTTTGAGCGTTACTCATTGATGGTTTATGTTTGTTTGACCTTGAAATTCGACTAAGTGTGTTTTGATTCACTCCGCTCCAGTCCTTCAAATCTGTCTGAGTAATATTATTTTTTCTTAGAAATTTACCAAACCTTGATATTGGTTTCCCTAAACCAAACAAATTAAACACTCCTATTCTTAAACACTTTGTTACTCACATTTTTACCAAAGCTTAATTTTTTTAAACAAAAGTGTTAATAATGTACAAGCCATCCACAATATGATGTATCAAGGTAGCTACCAAATTAGCTATCAAACTTATTATCAAAACAGATATCAAAGTAAATAGCTTAATTGCTATCAAGGTAACTAGTATTTGTACTATCAAAGTAGCTATCAAGTTATCTATCAAAGTAATGCTATCAAGGTTTTGGGGTGATAACCCCTTATAGAATCAATGTTTAAAATTCTGTTTATAAAGGGGAGTTTTACATGCTAACGACATTTATTTCATTAGGAGTTTTAGGAGTAACAACAATTGGTGGAGCGATATTAGAGAA includes:
- a CDS encoding helix-turn-helix transcriptional regulator; this translates as MFGLGKPISRFGKFLRKNNITQTDLKDWSGVNQNTLSRISRSNKHKPSMSNAQKIIKALKKKGYKVDFDDFWM